In one window of Nesterenkonia sandarakina DNA:
- a CDS encoding gamma carbonic anhydrase family protein — MAHVLTVNGHTPQIGERVFLAPTAAITGEVTMAADSSAFYGVSVRGDSAPIVVGEGTNLQDNAVLHADPGHPCTLGAGISVGHAAVVHGCTVGDGSLIGMSATIMNGAVIGEQSLIAAGAVVLEGTQVPPRSLVAGVPAKVRRELTAEEIAGLRGNAEVYLGHKDAHRVAQGDDAR; from the coding sequence ATGGCACATGTGCTCACCGTCAACGGACACACGCCACAGATCGGTGAGCGCGTGTTCCTGGCTCCCACCGCCGCGATCACCGGGGAGGTCACCATGGCGGCTGACTCCTCCGCCTTCTACGGCGTCTCGGTCCGCGGCGACTCGGCCCCGATCGTGGTGGGCGAAGGCACCAACCTGCAGGACAACGCGGTGCTGCACGCCGACCCGGGCCACCCCTGCACCCTCGGGGCCGGGATCTCCGTGGGGCACGCCGCGGTGGTCCACGGCTGCACCGTGGGTGACGGCTCGCTGATCGGCATGAGCGCGACCATCATGAACGGCGCCGTGATCGGCGAGCAGAGCCTGATCGCCGCCGGCGCCGTGGTGCTCGAAGGCACGCAGGTCCCGCCGCGCTCCCTGGTCGCTGGAGTCCCCGCGAAGGTTCGACGCGAGCTCACCGCCGAGGAGATCGCCGGACTGCGCGGCAACGCCGAGGTCTACCTGGGGCATAAGGACGCGCACCGCGTCGCGCAGGGCGACGACGCCAGGTAA